A stretch of the Dioscorea cayenensis subsp. rotundata cultivar TDr96_F1 chromosome 4, TDr96_F1_v2_PseudoChromosome.rev07_lg8_w22 25.fasta, whole genome shotgun sequence genome encodes the following:
- the LOC120259548 gene encoding glucan endo-1,3-beta-glucosidase 11-like, with translation MTDNSKPPTMAAVPILLLLSLLLHCATRASALSSSPVGVNYGLVADNLPSPTSVGPLLASINVGRVKLYDTDSAVLSALSTTGFELIVGLPDRCVVKLADPSAALVWVKANLQPHLPAAKIAAVTVGNEVLTGNDTAVMAALVPAMRSLRSALDSLGLRSVAVTTPHSLAILANSFPPSAGRFRQELIPYLCPLLDFLAETGSPFFINAYPYFAYKAEPDNVTLNYALFEPNPGVLDPGSGLKYENMLDAQVDAVYAAISAATGGKGKGLEVRVSETGWPSDGDENEVGATAANAAKYNGNLMKMVAEGKGTPARPSQVLRVYVFALFNENLKPGPKSERNYGLFKPDGTPAYDLGIKPETESPTTSGGGSSGGRGGGSSDEGDGSSSSGYYSISAAAAVTRGREWLRGMAMMVGLVVLVS, from the exons ATGACAGACAACTCCAAACCTCCAACAATGGCGGCCGTCcctattcttcttctactaAGCCTGCTGCTCCATTGCGCTACTCGGGCTTCCGCCCTTTCTTCTTCCCCAGTGGGTGTAAACTATGGCTTGGTCGCTGACAACCTCCCTTCTCCGACTTCCGTCGGCCCCTTGCTCGCCTCCATCAATGTCGGTCGCGTCAAGCTCTACGACACAGACAGTGCCGTCCTCTCCGCACTCTCCACCACCGGCTTTGAGCTCATCGTCGGCCTGCCGGACCGCTGCGTCGTCAAGCTCGCGGACCCTTCGGCTGCCCTCGTATGGGTCAAAGCCAACCTTCAGCCCCACCTCCCCGCTGCCAAGATCGCCGCCGTGACCGTCGGAAACGAGGTTCTCACTGGTAATGACACCGCTGTCATGGCCGCCCTTGTTCCGGCTATGCGATCTCTCCGCTCGGCGCTAGACTCTCTAGGTCTCCGCTCCGTCGCCGTCACGACGCCTCACTCGCTTGCCATTCTCGCGAACTCCTTTCCGCCGTCGGCCGGGCGTTTCCGGCAGGAGCTCATCCCGTACCTTTGCCCCTTGTTGGACTTCCTCGCTGAAACGGGATCCCCATTCTTCATCAACGCGTACCCGTACTTCGCCTACAAGGCGGAGCCGGACAATGTCACGCTGAATTACGCCCTCTTCGAGCCGAATCCCGGGGTTCTCGACCCCGGATCGGGCCTAAAGTACGAGAACATGCTCGACGCCCAAGTGGACGCCGTCTACGCCGCGATCTCAGCGGCGACAGGGGGCAAAGGGAAAGGGTTGGAAGTTAGGGTTTCAGAGACTGGGTGGCCCTCAGATGGGGACGAGAATGAGGTCGGAGCTACGGCGGCAAACGCGGCCAAGTACAACGGGAACCTGATGAAGATGGTGGCGGAGGGGAAGGGAACGCCGGCGAGGCCCTCGCAGGTGCTCCGAGTGTACGTCTTCGCTTTATTCAACGAGAATCTGAAGCCAGGGCCCAAGTCCGAAAGGAATTACGGGCTTTTCAAGCCCGATGGCACGCCGGCGTACGACCTCGGGATCAAGCCGGAGACGGAGAGCCCGACGACTAGTGGCGGCGGAAGCAGCGGTGGCAGAGGTGGAGGATCGTCGGATGAGGGAGATGGATCGTCGTCCTCGGGTTATTACAGCAtctccgccgccgccgccgtaACG CGTGGGAGGGAGTGGCTGCGGGGGATGGCGATGATGGTGGGTTTGGTGGTGTTAGTGAGCTAG
- the LOC120258805 gene encoding ubiquitin carboxyl-terminal hydrolase 9-like isoform X1: MVMSNSPGACSLPCSPEEEKEIVKELIRVSEANLKEGDVFCLISSRWWREWKEYVGFDENVEHSNFAKKQKDVLHAPVRPGEIDNSELILNEMNKEGDFLDLRGNLQEGEDYDLVPLEVWKKLVEWYNGGPEIPRKILSEGYYSKNFSIEVYPLCLCLVDARDNSERTIRISRKASVGDLYKVVCAMLELDETKVLIWDYFKRNKSSMLTKMDQSLEEATLHMDQEILLEVQVDGLWPSDFGMDSTGNELALVPIEPSRSSMSIAGGPTLSNGHSSRFGSYLSPGNSFSSSQRDSEDVDDILSNGTKVDGRGLTGLHNLGNTCFMNSAIQCLVHTPPLVEYFLQDYSEEINKKNPLGMQGELAIAFGDLLRTLWSSGRTSVAPRAFKGKLARFAPQFSGYNQHDSQELLAFLLDGLHEDLNRVKNKPYIEAKDANGRPDEEFADECWEYHKARNDSLIVDICQGQYKSTLVCPVCRKVSVTFDPFMYLSLPLPSAITRKMSVTVFSGDGIALPMPYTVTVSRNGCFRDLIQALSIACCLKSYEALLVVEVHEHKIYRFMENMFEPLSGIKDEDYLVAYRLPSNYNKLRRIEILHRSVERCAPELQYSFSRKLLGTPLITCLGEGADSGADIHAAVRTVLTPLLRAKELPSHRAKIINENGCGPSLDAIALTDNHTLPNGKDLSAHSMEIETTANGSPSLQLVMTDERGISGITVNDDITFVAPVSSIKLFLNWSQREHEIYDASYLENLPGVHHSGNKKTRQEPVSLFSCLDAFLKEEPLGPEDMWYCPACKEHRQATKKLDLWRLPEILVVHLKRFSYNRFMKNKLETFVNFPVHNLDLTKYVKKPGSAESHLYELYAISNHYGGLGGGHYSAYAKLIDEDRWYHFDDSHVSPVGEDSIRTSAAYVLFYQRVK, encoded by the exons ATGGTGATGTCTAATTCTCCGGGGGCTTGCTCGTTGCCTTGTTCTCctgaggaggagaaggagatcgTCAAGGAGTTGATTAGGGTCTCAGAGGCCAATTTGAAGGAAGGGGATGTGTTTTGCCTTATTTCCAGCAG ATGGTGGAGGGAATGGAAGGAGTATGTGGGATTTGATGAGAATGTGGAACATTCAAATTTCGCCAAGAAACAAAAAGACGTTCTGCATGCTCCTGTCAGACCTGGGGAGATAGATAATTCAGAgcttattttgaatgaaatgaACAAGGAAGGTGATTTCTTAGATCTTCGTGGGAATCTACAAGAAGGGGAAGACTATGATCTGGTACCACTAGAAGTTTGGAAGAAGCTTGTCGAATG GTACAATGGAGGGCCTGAAATACCTAGAAAGATTCTGTCTGAAGGTTATTATAGCAAGAACTTTTCCATTGAAGTTTATCCTCTATGCCTTTGTCTAGTTGATGCAAGAGACAATTCTGAAAGAACTATCAGGATTAGTCGGAAG GCATCAGTCGGTGACCTGTACAAAGTGGTTTGCGCAATGCTTGAACTAGACGAGACAAAG GTTCTAATTTGGGATtattttaagagaaataaaaGCTCTATGCTGACTAAAATGGATCAGTCTCTGGAAGAAGCCACACTGCATATGGACCAGGAG ATTCTTTTGGAAGTACAAGTTGATGGGCTGTGGCCCTCTGATTTTGGAATGGATTCAACAGGTAATGAATTGGCTTTAGTTCCAATAGAACCATCAAGATCTTCCATGTCGATTGCTGGTGGCCCTACTCTCTCAAATGGACATTCTTCTCGGTTTGGTTCTTATCTCTCACCGGGGAATAGCTTTAGTTCGTCACAGAGGGATTCAGAGGATGTTGATGATATCTTAAGCAATGGGACAAAAGTAGATGGTAGAGGACTTACTGGGTTGCATAACCTGGGCAACACTTGTTTCATGAATAGTGCTATTCAATGTTTGGTGCATACTCCCCCTCTGGTTGAGTACTTCCTGCAGGACTATAGTGaagaaataaacaagaaaaatcctCTCGGAATGCAA GGTGAGCTTGCAATTGCATTTGGTGATTTATTAAGGACGCTATGGTCATCTGGAAGGACGTCAGTTGCACCACGCGCATTTAAAGGAAAACTTGCTCGATTCGCTCCTCAGTTTAGTGGTTATAACCAACATGATTCACAG GAACTTCTTGCATTTTTATTGGATGGTTTACATGAAGATTTAAATCGTGTGAAAAACAAGCCATATATTGAAGCAAAGGATGCAAATGGTCGTCCTGATGAGGAGTTTGCTGATGAATGTTGGGAATATCATAAGGCTCGCAATGATTCTTTGATTGTTGATATCTGCCAA GGTCAATACAAATCAACATTGGTATGCCCAGTTTGCAGAAAAGTTTCAGTTACTTTTGATCCTTTCATGTACTTGTCTCTGCCACTGCCTTCAGCTATTACAAGGAAAATGTCAGTAACTGTATTCTCTGGTGATGGAATTGCCCTTCCAATGCCTTACACAGTAACTGTTTCCAGAAATGGTTGCTTTAGGGATCTTATTCAAGCCTTGAGTATTGCATGTTGCTTGAAAAGTTATGAAGCTTTATTGGTCGTAGAG GTGCATGAGCATAAAATATACAGATTCATGGAGAATATGTTTGAGCCACTTTCTGGTATCAAAGATGAAGACTATCTCGTGGCATACAGGCTTCCCTCAAACTACAATAAATTAAGGAGAATCGAAATATTACACAGGAGTGTCGAAAG ATGTGCACCTGAATTGCAATACAGTTTTTCACGGAAGCTTCTAGGAACACCACTTATCACGTGTTTAGGAGAAGGTGCTGATTCAGGGGCAGATATACATGCTGCAGTGAGAACTGTGCTTACACCTCTCCTGCGAGCAAAAGAACTTCCTTCTCATCGAGccaaaatcatcaatgaaaatggCTGTGGACCTAGCTTGGACGCAATCGCGCTTACAGATAATCACACACTTCCGAATGGAAAGGATTTGTCAGCACACAGCATGGAAATTGAGACAACAGCTAACGGGTCCCCATCCCTCCAACTTGTCATGACTGATGAAAGAGGTATCAGTGGAATCACGGTCAATGATGATATCACTTTTGTTGCTCCGGTATCTTCCATAAAGCTATTTTTAAACTGGTCACAAAGAGAACATGAGATTTATGATGCCAGTTACCTTGAGAATCTTCCAGGAGTTCACCATAGTGGAAATAAGAAAACTCGGCAAGAGCCTGTCTCTTTGTTTTCATGTCTGGATGCATTTTTGAAGGAGGAACCTCTTGGTCCTGAGGATATGTG GTATTGCCCTGCCTGCAAGGAGCACAGACAAGCAACGAAGAAGTTGGATCTCTGGAGGTTACCTGAGATTTTAGTTGTACACTTGAAGAGGTTTTCATATAACCGATTTATGAAGAATAAACTCGAAACATTTGTGAACTTTCCTGTGCACAATCTTGACTTAACCAAGTATGTGAAGAAACCCGGTTCCGCAGAATCCCATCTATATGAGCTTTATGCGATAAGCAACCATTATGGTGGATTGGGTGGTGGTCATTACTCTGCCTATGCAAAG TTGATAGATGAGGACAGGTGGTACCACTTTGACGATAGTCATGTTTCCCCAGTGGGTGAGGATTCAATCAGAACCTCTGCAGCTTATGTTTTGTTCTATCAAAGAGTAAAGTAG
- the LOC120258805 gene encoding ubiquitin carboxyl-terminal hydrolase 10-like isoform X2 — MVMSNSPGACSLPCSPEEEKEIVKELIRVSEANLKEGDVFCLISSRWWREWKEYVGFDENVEHSNFAKKQKDVLHAPVRPGEIDNSELILNEMNKEGDFLDLRGNLQEGEDYDLVPLEVWKKLVEWYNGGPEIPRKILSEGYYSKNFSIEVYPLCLCLVDARDNSERTIRISRKASVGDLYKVVCAMLELDETKVLIWDYFKRNKSSMLTKMDQSLEEATLHMDQEILLEVQVDGLWPSDFGMDSTGNELALVPIEPSRSSMSIAGGPTLSNGHSSRFGSYLSPGNSFSSSQRDSEDVDDILSNGTKVDGRGLTGLHNLGNTCFMNSAIQCLVHTPPLVEYFLQDYSEEINKKNPLGMQGELAIAFGDLLRTLWSSGRTSVAPRAFKGKLARFAPQFSGYNQHDSQELLAFLLDGLHEDLNRVKNKPYIEAKDANGRPDEEFADECWEYHKARNDSLIVDICQGQYKSTLVCPVCRKVSVTFDPFMYLSLPLPSAITRKMSVTVFSGDGIALPMPYTVTVSRNGCFRDLIQALSIACCLKSYEALLVVEVHEHKIYRFMENMFEPLSGIKDEDYLVAYRLPSNYNKLRRIEILHRSVESFSRKLLGTPLITCLGEGADSGADIHAAVRTVLTPLLRAKELPSHRAKIINENGCGPSLDAIALTDNHTLPNGKDLSAHSMEIETTANGSPSLQLVMTDERGISGITVNDDITFVAPVSSIKLFLNWSQREHEIYDASYLENLPGVHHSGNKKTRQEPVSLFSCLDAFLKEEPLGPEDMWYCPACKEHRQATKKLDLWRLPEILVVHLKRFSYNRFMKNKLETFVNFPVHNLDLTKYVKKPGSAESHLYELYAISNHYGGLGGGHYSAYAKLIDEDRWYHFDDSHVSPVGEDSIRTSAAYVLFYQRVK, encoded by the exons ATGGTGATGTCTAATTCTCCGGGGGCTTGCTCGTTGCCTTGTTCTCctgaggaggagaaggagatcgTCAAGGAGTTGATTAGGGTCTCAGAGGCCAATTTGAAGGAAGGGGATGTGTTTTGCCTTATTTCCAGCAG ATGGTGGAGGGAATGGAAGGAGTATGTGGGATTTGATGAGAATGTGGAACATTCAAATTTCGCCAAGAAACAAAAAGACGTTCTGCATGCTCCTGTCAGACCTGGGGAGATAGATAATTCAGAgcttattttgaatgaaatgaACAAGGAAGGTGATTTCTTAGATCTTCGTGGGAATCTACAAGAAGGGGAAGACTATGATCTGGTACCACTAGAAGTTTGGAAGAAGCTTGTCGAATG GTACAATGGAGGGCCTGAAATACCTAGAAAGATTCTGTCTGAAGGTTATTATAGCAAGAACTTTTCCATTGAAGTTTATCCTCTATGCCTTTGTCTAGTTGATGCAAGAGACAATTCTGAAAGAACTATCAGGATTAGTCGGAAG GCATCAGTCGGTGACCTGTACAAAGTGGTTTGCGCAATGCTTGAACTAGACGAGACAAAG GTTCTAATTTGGGATtattttaagagaaataaaaGCTCTATGCTGACTAAAATGGATCAGTCTCTGGAAGAAGCCACACTGCATATGGACCAGGAG ATTCTTTTGGAAGTACAAGTTGATGGGCTGTGGCCCTCTGATTTTGGAATGGATTCAACAGGTAATGAATTGGCTTTAGTTCCAATAGAACCATCAAGATCTTCCATGTCGATTGCTGGTGGCCCTACTCTCTCAAATGGACATTCTTCTCGGTTTGGTTCTTATCTCTCACCGGGGAATAGCTTTAGTTCGTCACAGAGGGATTCAGAGGATGTTGATGATATCTTAAGCAATGGGACAAAAGTAGATGGTAGAGGACTTACTGGGTTGCATAACCTGGGCAACACTTGTTTCATGAATAGTGCTATTCAATGTTTGGTGCATACTCCCCCTCTGGTTGAGTACTTCCTGCAGGACTATAGTGaagaaataaacaagaaaaatcctCTCGGAATGCAA GGTGAGCTTGCAATTGCATTTGGTGATTTATTAAGGACGCTATGGTCATCTGGAAGGACGTCAGTTGCACCACGCGCATTTAAAGGAAAACTTGCTCGATTCGCTCCTCAGTTTAGTGGTTATAACCAACATGATTCACAG GAACTTCTTGCATTTTTATTGGATGGTTTACATGAAGATTTAAATCGTGTGAAAAACAAGCCATATATTGAAGCAAAGGATGCAAATGGTCGTCCTGATGAGGAGTTTGCTGATGAATGTTGGGAATATCATAAGGCTCGCAATGATTCTTTGATTGTTGATATCTGCCAA GGTCAATACAAATCAACATTGGTATGCCCAGTTTGCAGAAAAGTTTCAGTTACTTTTGATCCTTTCATGTACTTGTCTCTGCCACTGCCTTCAGCTATTACAAGGAAAATGTCAGTAACTGTATTCTCTGGTGATGGAATTGCCCTTCCAATGCCTTACACAGTAACTGTTTCCAGAAATGGTTGCTTTAGGGATCTTATTCAAGCCTTGAGTATTGCATGTTGCTTGAAAAGTTATGAAGCTTTATTGGTCGTAGAG GTGCATGAGCATAAAATATACAGATTCATGGAGAATATGTTTGAGCCACTTTCTGGTATCAAAGATGAAGACTATCTCGTGGCATACAGGCTTCCCTCAAACTACAATAAATTAAGGAGAATCGAAATATTACACAGGAGTGTCGAAAG TTTTTCACGGAAGCTTCTAGGAACACCACTTATCACGTGTTTAGGAGAAGGTGCTGATTCAGGGGCAGATATACATGCTGCAGTGAGAACTGTGCTTACACCTCTCCTGCGAGCAAAAGAACTTCCTTCTCATCGAGccaaaatcatcaatgaaaatggCTGTGGACCTAGCTTGGACGCAATCGCGCTTACAGATAATCACACACTTCCGAATGGAAAGGATTTGTCAGCACACAGCATGGAAATTGAGACAACAGCTAACGGGTCCCCATCCCTCCAACTTGTCATGACTGATGAAAGAGGTATCAGTGGAATCACGGTCAATGATGATATCACTTTTGTTGCTCCGGTATCTTCCATAAAGCTATTTTTAAACTGGTCACAAAGAGAACATGAGATTTATGATGCCAGTTACCTTGAGAATCTTCCAGGAGTTCACCATAGTGGAAATAAGAAAACTCGGCAAGAGCCTGTCTCTTTGTTTTCATGTCTGGATGCATTTTTGAAGGAGGAACCTCTTGGTCCTGAGGATATGTG GTATTGCCCTGCCTGCAAGGAGCACAGACAAGCAACGAAGAAGTTGGATCTCTGGAGGTTACCTGAGATTTTAGTTGTACACTTGAAGAGGTTTTCATATAACCGATTTATGAAGAATAAACTCGAAACATTTGTGAACTTTCCTGTGCACAATCTTGACTTAACCAAGTATGTGAAGAAACCCGGTTCCGCAGAATCCCATCTATATGAGCTTTATGCGATAAGCAACCATTATGGTGGATTGGGTGGTGGTCATTACTCTGCCTATGCAAAG TTGATAGATGAGGACAGGTGGTACCACTTTGACGATAGTCATGTTTCCCCAGTGGGTGAGGATTCAATCAGAACCTCTGCAGCTTATGTTTTGTTCTATCAAAGAGTAAAGTAG
- the LOC120258138 gene encoding pentatricopeptide repeat-containing protein At1g05600, producing the protein MMETRVRWPRFLTPPNLIQLIRQQKNPLTALQLFRTAPLRYPAYRHTVPVYSALLSSLSSSPRFLPLLPSLLRHMLLHSSPSSSLDPVFSRAISSLSASDPHCALSLFRLLPFSNCVSWPLSFVSLLRSLLLSPDFLPLARQLLDEFSHRTESRIGVDCLNLLIKTLCDLGRVDLAVDVFREFHEQCWYPDRDTYRFLMKGLCDAGRLDDAIHLLYSMLWRISQKGCDADVVVYRMVLVALCNEGRIKDAEEVLGKVLLKGLRSPRRRRAFQKPELGGRSLEEMKRLIDDALVMGGVRSLASYKAMIVDLYIEGKIKHADKMFDEMVERGFKPVVSMYEAKIAALCEAGRATDAEMVLEEMVEKGGCAPRTRSYELVMEGLCGEGESMRATARLEKMGRHVGSVARKETYEVLVNGLCREGRYVEAARALERMVRMRHRAEVTVLETVIRGLCSNGRVYEAVVWLEEMVSLGNAPEVDVWRSLVCLVCVNPPPKCVFGGLVGA; encoded by the coding sequence ATGATGGAGACGAGGGTCCGTTGGCCAAGGTTTCTAACACCTCCCAATTTAATCCAACTGATCCGCCAGCAAAAGAATCCCCTCACTGCTCTCCAGCTCTTTCGCACCGCTCCCCTCCGCTACCCCGCCTACCGCCACACTGTCCCCGTCTACTCCGCCCTTCTTTCCTCCCTCTCCTCCTCCCCTCGCTTCCTCCCTCTCCTCCCCTCCCTCCTCCGCCACATGCTCCTCCACTCCTCCCCTTCTTCCTCCCTTGACCCCGTCTTTTCCCGCGCTATCTCTTCCCTTTCCGCCTCCGATCCCCACTGTGCCCTCTCCCTCTTCCGCCTTCTCCCATTCTCCAACTGCGTCTCCTGGCCCCTTTCCTTCGTCTCCCTCCTCCGATCCCTCCTTCTTTCCCCTGACTTCCTCCCCCTTGCCCGCCAACTGCTCGACGAATTCTCCCATAGAACCGAATCGCGGATAGGCGTCGACTGCCTCAACCTGCTAATCAAGACACTGTGCGACCTCGGACGTGTTGATCTCGCAGTTGACGTCTTCCGAGAATTTCACGAGCAGTGCTGGTATCCCGATCGGGATACCTACCGGTTTCTCATGAAAGGACTGTGCGACGCCGGGCGGCTTGACGACGCTATACACTTGCTGTACTCCATGCTGTGGAGGATCTCGCAGAAGGGATGCGACGCGGATGTTGTTGTTTATCGAATGGTTCTTGTGGCGCTCTGCAACGAAGGAAGGATTAAGGATGCGGAGGAGGTGTTGGGGAAGGTTTTGCTCAAAGGATTGAGGTCGCCTAGGCGGCGGCGGGCGTTTCAGAAGCCGGAGCTCGGCGGGCGGAGTTTGGAGGAGATGAAGAGGTTGATCGATGACGCGTTGGTCATGGGTGGCGTCCGGAGTCTGGCTAGCTACAAGGCCATGATTGTTGATCTATATATTGAAGGGAAGATCAAGCACGCCGAtaagatgtttgatgaaatggttGAGAGAGGGTTTAAGCCAGTGGTATCAATGTACGAGGCCAAAATTGCGGCTTTGTGCGAGGCCGGGAGAGCAACCGATGCGGAAATGGTtttggaggagatggtggagaagGGTGGGTGTGCGCCAAGGACGCGAAGCTATGAGTTGGTGATGGAGGGGCTCTGCGGCGAAGGTGAATCCATGAGAGCGACCGCGCGGCTGGAGAAGATGGGCAGGCATGTGGGCAGCGTCGCGCGCAAGGAGACGTACGAGGTTTTGGTGAATGGGTTGTGTCGCGAGGGGCGGTACGTGGAGGCGGCGCGGGCGCTGGAGAGGATGGTGAGAATGAGGCATCGGGCAGAGGTCACTGTTCTGGAGACTGTGATCCGAGGGCTGTGTTCCAATGGGAGGGTGTATGAAGCTGTGGTTTGGTTGGAGGAGATGGTGAGCCTGGGGAATGCACCGGAGGTTGATGTTTGGCGTTCGTTGGTGTGCTTGGTTTGTGTTAATCCTCCGCCTAAGTGTGTGTTTGGTGGTTTGGTTGGTGCTTAG
- the LOC120258545 gene encoding polyadenylate-binding protein-interacting protein 11-like — MAVMESGDGLDLGLNGGPVNREVEGGKEQLGSAQQQQQQQQQQSGVGDQGMAAGEGFKREMRDLEELLSKLNPMAEEFVPPSLANGNHGPGPVAAGGAGGGHFYPSNFSAPNGHVNGVVNGTGGRRKKNGYGQGKRRMNNRTSMAQKDEVIRRTVYVSDIDHQVTEEQLAALFINCGNVVDCRICGDPNSVLRFAFIEFTDEEGARAALSLAGTMLGYYPVRVLPSKTAIAPVNPTFLPKSEDEREMCTRTIYCTNIDKKVSQSDLKLFFESICGEVYRLRLLGDYHHSTRIAFVEFAMADSAIAALNCSGVVLGSLPIRVSPSKTPVRPRAPRPPLH; from the exons ATGGCAGTGATGGAGAGTGGGGATGGTCTTGATCTGGGGTTGAATGGTGGGCCGGTGAACCGAGAGGTGGAGGGAGGGAAGGAACAGCTGGGGTCTgcccagcagcagcagcagcagcagcagcagcagagtgGGGTGGGGGATCAAGGGATGGCTGCGGGAGAGGGATTCAAGAGGGAGATGAGGGATCTGGAGGAGCTGCTGTCGAAGCTGAACCCGATGGCGGAGGAGTTCGTGCCGCCGTCCCTTGCTAATGGTAACCATGGACCCGGTCCGGTCGCTGCTGGTGGTGCCGGCGGGGGACATTTTTATCCGAGCAATTTTAGTGCGCCGAATGGTCATGTGAATGGTGTCGTCAATGGTACTGGTGGACGGAGG aagAAGAATGGTTATGGACAAGGGAAGCGGCGGATGAATAATAGGACAAGCATGGCGCAGAAAGACGAGGTGATCAGGAGGACTGTGTATGTTTCTGACATCGATCACCAG GTCACTGAAGAACAGCTTGCAGCTCTATTCATCAATTGCGGAAAT GTTGTTGACTGTCGCATTTGTGGTGACCCAAATTCTGTTCTGCGTTTTGCTTTTATAGAATTTACAGATGAAG AAGGTGCAAGGGCTGCTTTAAGTCTGGCAGGAACAATGCTTGGCTACTACCCTGTAAGGGTGCTCCCTTCAAAGACTGCAATAGCACCTGTTAACCCAACATTTTTGCCAAAG TCTGAAGATGAGCGTGAAATGTGCACGAGGACTATCTATTGTACAAATATTGACAAGAAG GTTTCTCAATCGGATCTCAAACTCTTCTTCGAGTCAATATGCGGAGAG gTTTATCGCTTGAGGCTTCTTGGAGATTATCATCACTCTACCCGCATTGCATTTGTCGAATTTGCTATG GCTGACAGTGCAATAGCTGCTCTGAACTGCAGCGGAGTGGTTCTTGGATCCTTGCCCATTAG GGTTAGTCCTTCAAAGACTCCAGTGCGTCCACGCGCCCCTCGTCCACCGTTGCATTGA